From one Coffea eugenioides isolate CCC68of chromosome 11, Ceug_1.0, whole genome shotgun sequence genomic stretch:
- the LOC113751502 gene encoding E3 ubiquitin-protein ligase MPSR1 produces MASETEEFSESSSVIERLINSRNRDLALFLPFILGMTNSPNTPNPVQDSSTPDQEAQQSPPHMRESTDRIILINPLTQDMVVIEGSRGSGSSSSSLESLLRDLFSKDGQPPASKASIEAMPMVEVKEDGEECVICLEEWEAGALAKEMPCKHRFHGECIEKWLRIHGSCPVCRHKMPVEENDDKSLKNGDAGGTRREIWVSFAYSNSNLDRRSEESNQGGSNDSGDSSQTID; encoded by the coding sequence ATGGCTTCGGAAACAGAAGAGTTTTCTGAATCATCATCAGTGATCGAACGTTTGATAAATTCAAGAAACAGAGACCTTGCCCTGTTTTTGCCCTTCATTTTAGGCATGACAAACTCCCCGAATACTCCCAACCCAGTTCAAGATTCCTCTACCCCAGATCAGGAGGCGCAACAAAGTCCTCCACATATGCGAGAATCAACGGATCGCATCATCCTGATTAATCCCTTAACACAGGACATGGTGGTGATAGAAGGCAGCAGGGGAAGTGGCTCTAGCTCTTCGAGCTTGGAATCTTTGTTGAGGGACTTGTTTAGTAAAGATGGGCAGCCACCAGCCTCAAAAGCATCCATCGAAGCCATGCCCATGGTGGAAGTTAAGGAAGACGGTGAGGAGTGCGTGATATGCTTGGAAGAGTGGGAAGCTGGTGCGTTGGCTAAAGAGATGCCTTGCAAGCATAGATTCCATGGAGAATGTATCGAGAAGTGGCTGAGAATACATGGGTCTTGCCCTGTTTGTAGACACAAGATGCCTGTTGAGGAGAATGATGATAAGAGTTTGAAAAATGGGGATGCAGGCGGGACAAGGAGAGAAATTTGGGTTAGTTTTGCTTATAGCAATAGTAATCTTGACAGGAGAAGTGAGGAAAGTAATCAGGGTGGATCAAATGATTCTGGTGATTCTTCCCAAACAATTGATTAA